In Zonotrichia albicollis isolate bZonAlb1 chromosome 36, bZonAlb1.hap1, whole genome shotgun sequence, one DNA window encodes the following:
- the LOC141726544 gene encoding olfactory receptor 14J1-like has translation MKKSSPSCQRQQMSNSSSIRHFLLLALADTRQLQLLHFCLLLGISLAALLGNGLIIITVACGHHLHTPMFFFLLNLALTDLGSICTTVPKAMHNSLWDTRNISYNGCAAQVFLFLFFIGTELSLLTIMCYDRYVSICKPLHYGTLLGSRACAHMAAAAWASAFLNALLLMANTFSLPLCHGNALGQFFCEIPQILKLSCSHSKLRELGPIVVGACITIGCFVFIVFSYVQIFRAVLRIPSEQGRHKAFSTCLPHLAVVSLFVSTAAFAYLKPPSMSSPSLDLAVSVLYSVVPPALNPLIYSLRNQELKDALRKMMTG, from the exons ATGAAGAAAAGCT cTCCCAGTTGCCAgagacagcaaatgtccaacagcagctccatcaggcacttcctcctgctggcactggcagacacgcggcagctgcagctcctgcacttctgcctcttgctgggcatctccctggctgccctcctgggcaatgGCCTCATCATCATCACCGTGGCCTgtggccaccacctgcacacgcccatgttcttcttcctgctcaacctggccctcactgacctgggctccatctgcaccactgtccccaaagccatgcacaattccctctgggacaccaggaacatctcctacaatggatgtgctgctcaggtgtttctgtttctcttcttcATTGGAACAGAGCTTtctctcctgaccatcatgtgctacgaccgctatgtgtccatctgcaaacccctgcactacgggaccctcctgggcagcagagcttgtgcccacatggcagcagctgcctgggccagtgcctttctcaatgcccTGCTGCTCatggccaatacattttccttgcccctgtgccatggcaatgccctgggccagttcttctgtgaaatcccacagatcctcaagctctcctgctcacactccaaactcagggaacttgggcccATTGTGGTTGGTGCCTGTATAACTATTGGTTGTTTTgtattcattgttttctcctatgtgcagatcttcagggctgtgctgaggatcccctctgagcagggacggcacaaagccttttccacctgtctccctcacctggccgtggtctccctctttgtcagcactgcagcctttgcctacctgaagcccccctccatgtcctccccatcccttgATCTGGCAGTTTCAGTTCTGTACTCTgtagtgcccccagccctgaaccccctcatctacagcctgaggaaccaggagctcaaggatgCCCTGAGGAAAATGATGACTGGATGA